A single Hippocampus zosterae strain Florida chromosome 1, ASM2543408v3, whole genome shotgun sequence DNA region contains:
- the LOC127591922 gene encoding uncharacterized protein LOC127591922, producing MTTGLTAIVLLGALSRIQALQPVSFVTVEVGANVTFTCPHSENMGDIFYWYKMKFGSIIETIVEGYFGELSLRGHFKNVRFRSARVGHTYFLNISSVNKEDEATYTCQAGTSYNMRFIHSMHLLVKDPTHKSLHVKQIPQAKSVEAGQSVLLQCSILSGRRHNVSRCPDNRNVYWFKSGLGDSSPHIIYTNGDDEKARGSCVYHLSKLIQNSSDSGTYYCAVATCGEILFGQGTHVETRQNVKPVGIVLGALLTSAVIVVAVVSV from the exons ATGACGACCGGACTGACTGCCATCGTGCTTCTCGGCGCACTGT CTCGGATTCAAGCGCTGCAGCCGGTGTCTTTCGTCACAGTGGAAGTCGGTGCTAACGTCACTTTCACATGCCCACACTCCGAGAATATGGGAGACATATTTTACTGGTACAAGATGAAGTTCGGTTCTATAATCGAAACGATCGTGGAGGGATACTTTGGGGAACTATCCCTTCGAGGTCACTTTAAGAACGTCCGATTCAGAAGTGCCCGCGTGGGTCACACTTACTTTTTAAACATCTCCAGCGTGAACAAAGAAGACGAAGCGACTTACACTTGCCAAGCTGGGACCTCATACAATATGCGCTTCATTCACAGCATGCATTTGCTCGTGAAAG ATCCCACACACAAGTCCTTACACGTGAAGCAAATTCCACAAGCCAAGTCCGTCGAGGCGGGCCAATCGGTCTTGCTCCAGTGTTCGATTCTCTCCGGGAGGAGGCACAATGTCAGCCGGTGTCCGGATAATCGAAACGTGTACTGGTTCAAATCTGGATTGGGAGACTCGTCCCCGCACATCATTTACACCAATGGAGATGATGAGAAGGCCAGAGGGAGCTGCGTTTACCATCTGTCCAAACTCATACAGAACTCATCGGATAGCGGGACATACTATTGTGCTGTGGCAACATGCGGGGAGATCCTGTTTGGCCAAGGAACTCATGTGGAGACAC GACAAAATGTGAAACCAGTTGGCATCGTGCTCGGCGCTCTGCTGACCTCCGCCGTGATTGTGGTCGCTGTTGTCTCGGTCTAG
- the LOC127591208 gene encoding uncharacterized protein LOC127591208 isoform X1 — protein sequence MPVKWFPPLWWKSIQVNTPMLSGGTAAHLLKRMQNADGASSSSLVDPIRRQVRAQTKWRRTYVLKPSIAEVTQDLWSDRSRPRPSMTSRCSVISRSENKSCADGHRVYWFSAGTENANPSFVYAHEECEKENGSVQKCVHAFSKNVSSSDAGTDSCAVAACEEIFMGNAIIEGKYVIFSRARLQKFKSLESLSCWLCFVFLFCFFNLHDPEGSGCDFQMTVIFVLEAALALNVIVSAFLIYKIKTKTCFYCQACQRTYDQTRSRMQQRNEDSLVYSAPTIFTRKSGKASPTSMRTMEDFSTYTEVCLRESKRDENDETA from the exons ATGCCTGTGAAATGGTTTCCTCCCCTTTGGTGGAAATCGATTCAAGTCAATACACCAATGCTGTCGGGAGGGACTGCTGCTCACTTGCTGAAACGAATGCAAAATGCGGATGGCGCTTCATCTTCTTCTCTTGTTGATCCCATACGAAGGCAAGTCCGCGCTCAAACAAAATGGAGACGTACGTACGTACT AAAACCTTCTATCGCTGAAGTCACCCAAGACTTGTGGTCTGACAGGAGCCGACCAAGACCGTCCATGACCTCACGGTGCTCGGTCATCTCCCGTTCGGAGAATAAATCATGCGCAGATGGACACAGAGTTTACTGGTTCAGTGCTGGAACAGAAAACGCAAATCCCAGCTTCGTTTACGCACATGAAGAAtgcgaaaaagaaaatggatccGTGCAGAAATGCGTTCACGCTTTCTCAAAGAACGTCAGCTCCTCAGATGCCGGAACCGACTCTTGTGCAGTGGCCGCGTGTGAGGAGATTTTCATGGGAAATGCCATCATCGAAGGTAAGTATGTTATCTTCAGTCGTGCCAGACTCCAAAAGTTCAAATCACTTGAATCGCTGTCATGttggttgtgttttgtttttttgttttgtttttttaatcttcatgaTCCAGAAGGCAGCGGGTGTGATTTTCAAATGACCGTTATCTTTGTCTTGGAAGCTGCTTTGGCATTAAACGTCATCGTGTCGGCCTTTCTCATATACAAGATCAAgacaaaaacttgtttttactGTCAAG CTTGTCAGCGAACCTATGACCAAACACGCAGTCGTATGCAGCAG AGAAACGAGGATTCTTTGGTTTACTCCGCGCCAACCATCTTCACCAGGAAAAGTGGCAAAGCGAGCCCAACAAGTATGAGAACCATGGAGGATTTTAGCACGTATACCGAGGTCTGTCTTAGGGAATCTAAACGAGACGAAAACGATGAAACTGCTTGA
- the LOC127591208 gene encoding uncharacterized protein LOC127591208 isoform X2 has translation MTSRCSVISRSENKSCADGHRVYWFSAGTENANPSFVYAHEECEKENGSVQKCVHAFSKNVSSSDAGTDSCAVAACEEIFMGNAIIEGKYVIFSRARLQKFKSLESLSCWLCFVFLFCFFNLHDPEGSGCDFQMTVIFVLEAALALNVIVSAFLIYKIKTKTCFYCQACQRTYDQTRSRMQQRNEDSLVYSAPTIFTRKSGKASPTSMRTMEDFSTYTEVCLRESKRDENDETA, from the exons ATGACCTCACGGTGCTCGGTCATCTCCCGTTCGGAGAATAAATCATGCGCAGATGGACACAGAGTTTACTGGTTCAGTGCTGGAACAGAAAACGCAAATCCCAGCTTCGTTTACGCACATGAAGAAtgcgaaaaagaaaatggatccGTGCAGAAATGCGTTCACGCTTTCTCAAAGAACGTCAGCTCCTCAGATGCCGGAACCGACTCTTGTGCAGTGGCCGCGTGTGAGGAGATTTTCATGGGAAATGCCATCATCGAAGGTAAGTATGTTATCTTCAGTCGTGCCAGACTCCAAAAGTTCAAATCACTTGAATCGCTGTCATGttggttgtgttttgtttttttgttttgtttttttaatcttcatgaTCCAGAAGGCAGCGGGTGTGATTTTCAAATGACCGTTATCTTTGTCTTGGAAGCTGCTTTGGCATTAAACGTCATCGTGTCGGCCTTTCTCATATACAAGATCAAgacaaaaacttgtttttactGTCAAG CTTGTCAGCGAACCTATGACCAAACACGCAGTCGTATGCAGCAG AGAAACGAGGATTCTTTGGTTTACTCCGCGCCAACCATCTTCACCAGGAAAAGTGGCAAAGCGAGCCCAACAAGTATGAGAACCATGGAGGATTTTAGCACGTATACCGAGGTCTGTCTTAGGGAATCTAAACGAGACGAAAACGATGAAACTGCTTGA